ACCTTGGCCTCTCCATCACGCCTTGGCCATTCGCTCCATCTCCAACCCCGGTTCCACAAGACGCTCTCTCTGCAGAGTCCCATTTGGCAGCTCCAAGTGGCAGCTGATGGTAACAGGGTCCACCATTCCTCAGCAGAGCCTGATCCCGTGTGCGCTGCCTCCGCTCTGACACAGCTCCTTGTGGGACGCGGCACCAGTATCACGTCGGGCTGGGTTCATCCTGCCCGCGTTGTGATTCACGGGGCTGAGGGCAGGTGAGCAAAGGTCCATGCGGCTCCTCATCCCACCAGGAAGCACAGACGCTGCGCCTTGGTCCGATAATCCTTTGTGGTCACCCATGGTGATGCCACGTGGGGGCTGTGGCCGCTCCACCCAGGCCATGGGGAGCTGCAAggagcccccagcacccaccgTGTCCCTGGGGCTCGGGGCCCCGTCACAGGTACAGGGCCACCAGGACGTAGATGACCCAGCTGATGGAGGCAAACAAACCGAAGAGCAGGCTGAAGAGGACCAGCGACTGGGTCTTTCTAGATGCCACGTTTGCCTGGGCCATGTCCCCGCGGCCAATCGCAGCCCGTGTCTGGCgcggggggagaaggggagaggtTAGAAGAGACCCGCAGTGCCGGGACGGGGGATTTGAGGTGCCAGGCGGGTTTGGTGTAAATCAGGACTGTGCTGTCCTTACCTTGTGGGAGTAGACCAGGGCGAGGACCCCGGTGAGCAGGCAGCAGAAGATGGTCACCAGCACCGACTCCACCATGTAGTCCTTGGGCGGGCACTGCCTGTGGTCGGCGGGCGATGGGCTCGTGCTCGGCTGCCCATTGTACTGCGGCACGGGGGGGTTAGAGCTGCACCGCCCCCCCtcatcccccctccccaggctgTTGTGCTCGAGCATTGCTTGAGGCACCGCTGGGACCCCATGAGCCTGGGGGGGGGATAAGGGGTGATCCCGCTGTAGAACGGGGCAGAAACCTGTCAGGGTGGGGGATACGTACGGTGGGGTAGGGCAGGGGGGCCGGCAGGATGCCCTGGGGTGGGAAGGGTCCTGGTCCTGGTCCTGGCTGGTAGACAATGGGTGTTTGCTGGGAGAATCCGGCCGGGAGTGGCAGGTAGAGGAGGTGAACGCTCTTGGGGTCCGGGGGCGAGTAGGGCGGCGGGTCCCCCTCAAAGGCCGTGTTGGCAACCGCCACCATGggcctgtccccacagcccgtgggggggtcccagtgggggctggagctgggcagccccccggccgccccctgctctgctcctcggTCCCAGGGCCTGGCAGACGTATCACCCTCCATCCCGCAGGAAcacctgtggggacagggaggccGTGGGATGCCCCGCTGTCCCCCACCCCTCAACAGAACAGGCAGAGCCCCGGCCCACCGGCCCCAGAAGTCCCCCCGTAACTCGGGTCAGTTCTGGGGTGGGCGAGTGCCTGAGGGACCCCAACCCCCCACCGCCTCCGTGTCCCCACCCCCGTCCCCACTCACGGCGGTGCCCGCGGGTCCCGGGTGCGGACACTCGGGTCTGGGCCTGGCAGGCGGTTgcgcggcggggccggtggGTTAATGATCCACCGGCTGTTTGCCCAGTGAACCGCGGGCGGGGCCGCGCCCGGCTCTGCCAAAACCGGGACGGGGGGGCCACCCCGGCGGGACCCGGGGGTGCAAACggggggatgctgagcacaGCCTGGTATGTGGGTATGTGGGTATGTGTGCTGGTACAGAAACGGGACACGGCTTGGGTGTGCAGCTACATACAGTTAAACCCCTTTTTTTATAGGTAAGAGTAtgatttgtctttattttaaaacgtTATGTTTGTACATAGAAAGTGCTGCTTATATATTTTGGCCATATCTATTTATATACAAAATGTGTGTTAAAATGTACATCCTTAGCTACATCTATTAGTATTTAATGTGCATGTAgatgtatgcacacacatatatatatatatatatatatactcccatacacattgtgtgtgtgcacggtATGGCTGTATCTTTTACatatctgctttttttgttcttatacGTTGTGCATTCATATGTTTCATCACACCCACACATCTGCATATGCACACAGCCCTGCGCGTGCACAAGATGCACAGATTAAGTTCTCGGGAACATGTTTAGAGCTGGACTTGGCACCGTtgggttaatggctggacttgatgatcttaaaggtcttttccaaccacaatgattctgtgacacacaTTCACATACACGACTGCGTGAGCGCTCATGTGCCTGGATAAGGTATAAATGTGTATGTTTGTGTTGGATCTTGGGAGCAATTTATTCACgtaaagggctgttgggcattggaatgggctgcccagggcagtgctggagtcaccgtccctggagggctggacagacggacatgaggttctcaggacatggggcagtgccaggggtggtcagtaggtcagagaggttctcctgcccctctactctgccccggggagaccacacctggaatattgtgtccagttgtggcccctcagttccagcaggacagggaactgctggagagagtccagcgcagccaccaagatgctgaagggagtggagcatctcccgtgtgaggaaaggctgagggagctggggctctggagctggacaagaggagactgaggggtgacctcattaatgtttacagatatctaaagggtgagtgtcaggaggatggagccaggctcttctcggtgacaaccagtgacaggacaaggggtaatgggttcaagctggaacacaaaaggttccacgtaaatttgagaagaaacttcttcccagtgagggtgcagagcctggcccaggctgcccagggggttgtggagtctcctgtgcagacattcaaacccgcctggacaccttcctgtgtaacctcatctgggtgttcctgctccatggggggattgcactggatgagctttccaggtcccttcaacccctgacgtTCTGGGGTTCCgtgaacggttggactcgatgacttTGAGGGTCTTTTCCCCCAAATCCACCCGCTCGTTCTGTGTCCCCGGGGCTCAGACCCCGCCCCCGCCcgaggccccgcccccgcccgccacGTGATTCGCGGACTCCATCTCCCGTCGCGCCCCGCGGCGCTGCCAGCCCGCCATGGCGTCCGCCGGCGGCGCGGAGCCCGAGCGGCCGCACCCGAAGCCTTTTCTCATCGGCGTCAGCGGCGGCACCGCCAGCGGCAAGGTGAGACCGGGGGTGCCGGGCAGCCCGCGGGGAGCAGCCCGCGGCCGGGCGGGCACCGGGAAAGGCCCCGCTCGGTGCCGCGGGGGGAAATCCCCGGCCCGCGCTGAGCCCTCCCCGCTCAGTCCACAGTGTGCGAGAAGAtcatggagctgctggggcagaaCGCGGTGGAGCGGCGGCAGCGCAAGGTGCAGATCCTGAGCCAGGACAGCTTCTACCGGGTGCTGAGCGCCGAGCAGCAGGCCAAGGCGCTCAAGGGACAGTACAACTTCGACCACCCGGGTGAGGCGGCCGCGGGAACCCCGGCCCGGAGCCCTCGGCCCGGCCCGAGAGGTGCAGCGGGGGGCTGGGGAGCGGCGGGGGGTCCCGCAGGGGCTTGTGGAAAAGGAGGAGTGTTGGGTAACAGAAACGCTCTTTCCCCCACCAAAACGTCTGTTTGTCCTGACGCTGCTGTCAGTGcaacgaagatgctgaagggagtggagcttctcccgtgtgaggaaaggctgagggagctggggctctggagctggacaagaggagactgaggggggactcattaatgtttacagatatagaaagggtgagtgtcatgaggatggagccaggctcttctcggtgacaaccaatgacaggacaaggggcaatgggatcaaactggaacacaagaggttccacttaaatctgagaagaaacttcttctcagtgagggtgcagagcctggcccaggctgcccagggaggttgtggagtctccttctctgcagacattccaacccgcctggacaccttcctgtgtaacctcatctgggtgttcctgctccatggggggattgcactggatgagctttccaggtcccttcaacccctgatattctgggattctgtgaaagctgTGATGCTGTGGGTGGTAACGGTACATCTGTGGAGCAATGCTGGGGAGGTGGAGAGCATCCTGCCTCACACGGTGCtgcctcctcatcctcacctcTCCAGTAAACTGCATCACTCCCCAAATCTTCTCCTGATGTTTCTTGctcagggcagtgctgtggtttgCAAACAGGACAAGGATCTGCCCTTGGCTGAGGTCTGGTGCCTGCTCCGGGTTCACCAGTGAGGGTAACACTCTTAAAAAGCATTAAAGGTGTCTGAGGTTTTCTAAATTACTCTCAGTTAACAGATTGAGAGTTGCATAAAATTATACAATTACCAAGTGGTTTGGTAAAATTGTACAATTACCAGCTTCACATTTGGGTTCTTAATTTCATTGTGTTGTTGTTTATAAGCAGCAAATTCTCTCCTCCTTATCTCTGGAACCAAGTGTTGCAATTACAGTTTGGATGGGGAGCGTTGGATTGCTGCTGGTAGGAAAGAATAAGCCATaagttcctttttttcctggtgtAATACTGGACagaagatttttctgtttggtctAGAAAATGTGAGCAGAACATTTGATATAGCAGCATCTGAACATCTTCCTCTTTCAACCTTCCTTTTGCAGATGCTTTTGATAATGATTTGATGCATACAACCCTGAAAAACATTGTTGAGGGGAAGACAGTTGAGGTACCAACGTACGACTTCGTGACCCATTCTAGGTCGGTTTTGGATTTGTGTGGAGTCTCGGGGTGTGTGTGGATGTCCCCAGCTGTGCTTGGGACGTGTCACTTGACCCCCTTACCAACGCGCTCTGGGTGTTTTCTCCTGGCAGGCTGGCGGAGACAACCGTGGTCTATCCCGCAGACGTTGTCCTCTTTGAGGGGATCCTGGTTTTCTACAATCAAGACATCCGGGACATGTTCCACCTGCGGCTCTTTGTCGACACGGATTCCGACGTCCGGCTGTCCCGCAGAGGTAAGGCTCTGCCCTCCCCGCAGCGTCGGCCTGTTCATGCTCCTTATCCGCCATGCGGTAAGACTCATGGGGTTTATCTCCCCGTGCCAGTTCTGCGAGATATGAAACGCGGGAGGGACCTTGAGCAGATCCTCACCCAGTACACCACGTTCGTCAAACCTGCCTTTGAGGAGTTCTGCTTACCGGTACTAAACATTTCACTAGTTTGATTTGCATGTCTGTgtttggggcgggggggtgacggagcagggctgcctgggcaTCAGCTGCACTGTACATACAGCAGTGGTGGCTTTTCATATTTGTATTTCACAAATCCCACACTCTGCCTCATCTCTTTAACCATTACAAGCTACTTATTTAAGGGACTTAAGTGGTTGGTTCTTCCCGCTTGTGAAGCGCCATGGAAATCCCTAGAGGCTGCGCACGTTTTCTCACTGCGTGGCTAATTTAGCACGGGTCCCTTTGACTGAAACACTCTGCATTTATtcttaagaaggaagaaagaagagcatGGTTTCCCACAGACCCTCTTTCCACAGGGAATGCAGGTGAAAACCTGGGGCAGACCATTACAGCGTCTGCTTGCTATGCCGTATAATGTGGGGCCAATTTAGGTGCTCACGTAATCAATTAATTTGTAAAAACCCTTTGAGAACAAAATCCTGTATGTGGATTAAATAAGATGGAAAAGGCTAGCTCAGGCGCCTCTCGCTCTAGATCAAAGCAATTCTGGGATTGTAAAAGTACTCATTAGAAATGCTGAATTTCCCAGCCTTTTTATaagaagggaggggaaaaaaaaaacgcCAAGGGCTCTCTGGTGGtaaaaaatcaatgaaatgtCATCAGAGGCAGGGAGGAATTTCACATGCACGCTGGGTACCTCGGCTCTCAGCAGGGATTTAGCAGTGGCTTGTGAAATGCTGATTAGAAGCAGCTCTTTGCAAACAGAGCTCAGCCTCGGAGCGGGTGACCTGTTGAAGGCAGCGTGCTCTTCAGAGTGCCAAAGTGCTCCACGCTGGACCTGCTGTTCTGCCCGGTCATTCTATGCAAAGGGGCAGTAAGAACAAGCCCTGACCCCAAATCCAGTGCAACTACTCAATTAATTGAGGTGTTACCATGACAGTGTTTTGATTTGCAGTCCCAGAGCACGGAAACCCCTCCATCTTTGCCCCCAGCTTTCTGGTGTTTGGTGGCTTCTTCTTAGAGCCAAGCCAACCTTTCCCATTAACGGTCTCCACCACCGTTCCTGTTTTGCAGACAAAAAAGTACGCAGACGTGATCATTCCCCGAGGAGTTGACAACATGGGTAAGAGGGAGCTGGGCTCTCCGTCTGATTTCTCTTGGGGTTGGGGGGGGCGGGTGGCACGCCGCTGCCTGTGTGCGCGTCTGAGGAAGAGGTTCTGCTggagggggcaggggagggagctgtgcagagcctgaccagctgctccagctgtgggGGCTGCAAAAATGTGATGCGACTGGCGATGCAGAGCAGGACACTAGTGGGAAACCTGGTGGTGCAGTGGCTGGTTTCTGTTGAGGTTTGAGCGTAGGTAGAGCTTCGTTTAAGGGCTTGTTGTCAAAACTTGAACAGGGCTGGATGCTCCATATCTTCTAGACACTCAGCCAAGAAAGCCTGTATGTGTTCTGTATCTCCCGTTCCTCTCTGCAGTTGCCATAAACCTCATAGTGCAGCACATTCAAGACATCCTGAACGGAGACATCTGCAAGTGGCAGCGAGGGGCGATGAATGGACACGGTCGGACCTACAAGCGCCCGTTCCCCGAGCAGACGGAGAGCAGCAGCGTGCTCGCCACCGGCAAACGCTCCCACCTGGAGTCCAGCAGCCGTCCCCACTAACCCAGCGGTGTCGGGAGGATTTGCCTCTGCTCCAGACCAACACTGAAGACAACTTTGGGAAAGGACTTCAACGGAATGGTTGGTGAAGTGCCCTTTGTATCATCCCAGCAGCGGATACTGGTGAGAAACTCCTCGCAGGGTGGAGAGGAAGTAGCTATTATGTTACTTGATaaacttgatttatttttaattttcaaaatgagGTCTAATGCTGAGGTCTCCCCTGAAAATTAAGTGCTACCAGATGATTAGCAAGATACCCCATTTCCCTGATGATCATCTTCCTTAGCAGGAAAATTATCTGCctgttttttcaaaagaaaaaacagtttctgtATCTAAGACTAGCTCACACCATGTTCCTGTTAACAAGCTGGTGCAGTCCTTGCTCTTCACTTTGTTGGTACCTTGAGTTCTGCTGTTGCTCTCCCACCAGCCAGTCTTTTTAGCCAGTAGTAGCATGTGGGGCAGGATTGACCTGTAGAGGAATTGCTGAGATGAAACAGCGGCTGTATGGGACAAAAGGGAACTTGCAGTTCATTCTGGGGACAGGCCCAAGAAATTGTGTGATTCTGGTTCCTAATTCATTCCGTTGTAGGCTCCCGAACTTTGGTACACTGTGTGATTATTTTTGTTACCCAAGTAGTCTCCTTCTCCTGTTATTGCATGTGTGAGCTCCAACTGGATTGAGTTGCTCATGGAAATGGAAACCTGACCTTGTCAGTATTAGCGTGTTTTAGGGCATTTCTGTCCTGCTGGTTGCAGATTCTGCTGGGCGGAATCCGTCCACGTCCAGAGCTGGGTGGGAAGAGCAGCAAGGGGGAAAGCTGTAAACGGCAAGATCCCCCTGCTGATGGCACAAACGGTTCTCTGGACACGCTTCAACCCTCTAACAGGGTCAAAGCGCTTGCCTTGCATTCAGGCAGTTTAAATTCCAGAATGTCTGttcttctaagaaaaaaaagagcagacaAGAGGCTGGAAGTATAAACAGTGACATCCCAGTTTGTGTAGTTTACCCCAGATAAGTGACACTGCAGCAACATGAAgtttttggggaggaaaaagaagaaatctgaaCTGAAGTAGCAGTTGGGCCTTTGAAAAATGTCCTTGTGATATTGAGTCTGGATTTATGGTGTAATTTTGAGAGTGAGGGTGGGGGAAAATATTATGAAAAGGaactttttcttatttgctaCAGGGTCTGGCTGTGTTGGTTGTGGGTGTGTTATTTGGCTAATAAGGAAATGCACAAACAGTGAGTGGAAATCACCATTTTATAGAAAAGGTATTTGTGCTGCTTGCACTACACCAGCACAAAGGTATGGGAGGGAGTCCTTCTGGAGATGCTGTTACACTCAACAGCTCTTTCTCCATTTAACTCCAAATTGTTTAGTTCTGTAATGGCTGAAGctttagaggagaaaaaaaaatatcttaaggAAATGCAGTCTGCACTTTCATCCCTTTAGTCTTTGCGACACTGGAGGTTGGTAAAGGGTCGTTGTGTGTTCGCGGTCTTCACAGTTCTGTGGTACGTGTCTGGAATGCCGAGGAGAAAGCAGCTCATcgccaaactgctgctggtgctgtttGGCTCAGGGTGACAGGCTTAGAGTGTGAGCTACTGCACGAAGCATTTGCTCTCGGGGCTGATAAAGCGGAGGCAAAATAGTCACTAAAACCTGCTTTGAATGACTGTGGTGGTTGATCATACTGTCCTCGGGGAGGGTGGGGAGCTCAAAGCAGCCCTGAATAGCATTTGTTAGAGCTGTGAAGAACTCTAAGGTTAAAAACCCCCTGCTCTGTTTGGGACTGCTGTTCTTGGTCAGCGTTGAGCTGTATTGCAAGAtcccgctgctgcagccacgtggaaaaaagaaatcaaatgtgGCATAGGTACGATAACCTTGTTAAATACCTGTACAGAGCCATTACCAACTTGCACCTTCTCCTGCCCTGTGAATTCCTCTGCTGGTGCCAGCCAGGCATGGGCTGAGCTCCCGACAGTGTTTTTACCCCGAACCCCTGTGTACAGGTTAGAACAGGTTTCCTTGGCAGCACCATCAGTTCTGCCTTGCTCAGAGTCCCTCTTCCTATGAGATCTAAGGTGTAACCTGGTGAGCCTGCTAGTAACAGGCCGCTGGCTTTGTGTGAACACAAGGCCAAAGGATTCTGCTGGCTTGGGCTGAGTTCTTGGCCTGCCTGAAGCTTTGTTTTAGCTTGTTTAGCTGtaacagcaatttttttaatgtctatttgttttatttttgcttagcTTCATTAAAATTATGGTTATGCCAAATGATTATAAATAGATAACAGTACCAAGTCATTATTCTAAGCAGAATGAACTATTTATAAACTTAGCTTAATGCTGTAATGTAATGAAAGAGGGATGATAGCAGAGATTGCAAGTGGGGGCAAATAACGCATTGCTGAGGAATACAGTCATGGGATGATGCTGAAGACTGCAGGGCTGATTACTGATAATTAAGGACGTGTAAACTTTGGAGCTGGGAAAACCCAGTTTTTAAGCGTAacgaagaaaatggaaaagt
This region of Columba livia isolate bColLiv1 breed racing homer chromosome 19, bColLiv1.pat.W.v2, whole genome shotgun sequence genomic DNA includes:
- the PRRT1B gene encoding proline rich transmembrane protein 1B, whose amino-acid sequence is MEGDTSARPWDRGAEQGAAGGLPSSSPHWDPPTGCGDRPMVAVANTAFEGDPPPYSPPDPKSVHLLYLPLPAGFSQQTPIVYQPGPGPGPFPPQGILPAPLPYPTYNGQPSTSPSPADHRQCPPKDYMVESVLVTIFCCLLTGVLALVYSHKTRAAIGRGDMAQANVASRKTQSLVLFSLLFGLFASISWVIYVLVALYL
- the UCK1 gene encoding uridine-cytidine kinase 1 — translated: MASAGGAEPERPHPKPFLIGVSGGTASGKSTVCEKIMELLGQNAVERRQRKVQILSQDSFYRVLSAEQQAKALKGQYNFDHPDAFDNDLMHTTLKNIVEGKTVEVPTYDFVTHSRLAETTVVYPADVVLFEGILVFYNQDIRDMFHLRLFVDTDSDVRLSRRVLRDMKRGRDLEQILTQYTTFVKPAFEEFCLPTKKYADVIIPRGVDNMVAINLIVQHIQDILNGDICKWQRGAMNGHGRTYKRPFPEQTESSSVLATGKRSHLESSSRPH